The DNA window AAAGATTAAGATCACCGTAACGAAtattcaaacaatcataatactgaactcaatattcaataaaaaataattcatacattctttaaaaataaaatccagaAAGTAGTTGAATTTCGTAATTTTATGGCCAGCCCTACTCGTACTGATAATATAAACAGACTGTTTGAATTAAAATGAACTAGTCTGAAATAGTAAgtaaacacaaaaaattaaacGGTAGAAGTATGATTTTACATGCGAATAATTACTAAGGGTTGGAATGGAGGAGTTGGCTAAGATAAACAAGGTGATATGAGAGACCCATTAGTGTGAGTGAATTGAGTAATGATGAGATTacattcaacttctttagcCTCTGACTTAATCTTTCAACTTGTGGTTTCAATCTTGCTGTTTCCTCTGACAACTCTTGTTGGGTTTCAAGAGGTTCATGAGTTGTTGATTTACCTGTTTTAATACCTGTTGGATCCTTGAAAGCATCTACACTTGATGTGCTTGGTTCTACGTCGAAAACGTCTCTCCCTTTTCCTTCCTCTTTCTCTATTTTCATTGTCTCCCTCATCACCTGTCCAAATGAATGTACACAACCAACTAAGCTACTCTActgacatttttatttttattttataataaaattggGAGCCAAACGAAAAAATGGGTAGGTGAACAATCAAAACTCTCACCACTAGAGGTAATCAAACCCTATCagcaataaaaattaaattcagaCAGACAACCAATTGAGCTATTAAGATTTCTAAATGCATACCTTAGTGGCTCGAGGCTCCAAGTAGAAACAATTGAACAAAGTCATGGAGAATATGGCCAGAAAAATGAGACCTTGGATTTTTTCTGTCCGATTCGCATAATATGGAAGCATCTGGCTCAACATATGGCCCAAAAACGCCGTAGCGATGCCATAACACACAGTCTTGAAGTAAGCAGGGTAAATCTTGCTCTGTACCATTGCAAATTGCTGCTTCGGCAAAGCTCTTGCCAAGATATTACTCGATACGAAAGTCATCCAAACAGAAACCCCATAAGACAATGCAAATCCAAGCAAATGAATTATTCCCATCAAAGATCTAAAATTCTTGGCTGAGAAGATGTATGCTGACATATCTGAAAAGAATCTACGACCAACATGATAGTCTCTTTGGACTTCCACTTTAAGCTTTTGtgcatcttctttcattttctcttcAACCAAATCAAGATCTTCCGAAGCATTCTTCATCAAATGACTTTTCAGTGTATTTGTCGTGTCAACTGcttttattttaactttctCAGCCGTTTCTTTAGCCCCTTGTTTCACTTCATCCACTTTCTTCCCAACAGTTTCTTTTGCCTCATGGGCTTTGCCAGTCACTTTCTCAAACCCCTCTTTAGCATCTTCTTGAATTTCATGCATCTTTTCAGTAACAGAGTCTTTAGTCCCTTCAAGTGCACTTGCTATCTTATGTTTGCACTTCCCATAAGCATCACAAACAAGTTCTCTAGCATTCATCCCATGAAACCcatcaattttttcttcaacttGCTCTGCTTTTTCTGTTAATTTATCTTTAACATCTGAAACTGAAACATGCTCTGTTTTCTCTTTATGCTCTGTTTCAGGTGGAGAAATTGATACCTTAGTTTGTCCATCATTTGGCTCATACTCAACAACTACAACTCTATGACCATCTTTAACAATAACATCATCTTTCTTCTCCGGGTTCGGAGAAAAAACCCCTGCTGTAACAAGTGTGGTAAGTACAAGAGAAATGGCGAAAACATTCATCATCTTCAATTTTgtcttaaatgaaaaaaaatggagaGACGGTTAAGTAAAGAGGGAAAATGGGGATTTGAATAAAAGGACGTTAAACTGGGAATGCCCACGTTAGTCGGTGATGCTGGATGAAGATGAATACGTGTACGTCTTGCATGGGGTTCTTGGAATACTACGTGTCTCTTTCTCATCTTTCCACTAAAACTAAAACAGCTGCCATTAACTGAAATATTTATGTTCTGGaatgttcccttttctttttagttaccataattttctttctgttttagaataaaataataagaagtcTAACTAatattttgatgtatttttttttattatattaatatgtaaaaaattgtaatttatattttctttatctcaatttatatgtcattttttatttttcgagagtcaaacagtttaagtttgatcggtaatttatgcatgaaatcttcaaattttttgaaataaaatttatatattagtagactacgtaaaaagtactataagtcagaATAATTGATAGTTAAAGTCCAAAaagtaccacataaaatgggatggaggagtaatatttttcatatagtttttaaatatctaaacttataatatataatatcgaattaatgtaatctaatttaacaaAAGCGCagcatgacaactaaaaaggaaacgagAGAGTATTTTAAgattgttaaaaaataatttgtatatttaaaacttattctacaaaattgttataaattataataattaatattataataataataatagtaatagtataTTTAGTGAAATTTCATCAAGTGTAGTTTGAGAAGGATAAAATATATGcaaattttatcattacttcatagagatagtgaagttgtttctgaattaatttataaatgtaATGACTCTTCCTATTGTTTATGGATGAGCTATTCGTAAAAGAAAATGAGTGATGGAGCTCTTGGTTCgaagaattaaaaatttcaagcTAAATTCTTACAAATCTGAGCAAGATGAGGTCTAGGacaatttgaaagaaaaatttgaatgaaatatttgagtcgagtttatttttcttattgctAAGATGTTAAAGaatttatataactttttaaaaataaatttggtagAATAGAACTCTCGATATGAAACTAAGtgtgaacaatttttttatttatttctcaaaatctaaaatatcatattaattGAACTAGTGAAAGTATAAAGTATAACATTCctatttcttttactttcctTACTAAGAAGAGTGAGAGCTGCCCTTCGATTAGGATCCGAAATGCAATTTGTTGGGTATTTGGCTTAATCTCTTGGCATCtaattaagggtgtgtttggtatggaaaatattttcctgaaaaataagtaaatttttgattgattttctcatgtttggttggtgagtagaaaatatttatcGGAAAAGATTtgttagtgtttgatttatgaatgaaaaatatttttgagaaaatatcttttatttttactagagagagtataaaataatttatgaattgaaattgaaaataatttttaaaaataaacttaattttttttttgggaggggagGAGTGGGTGGTGATGGGGTAGGGGTGAGAtgggataaaaaaataaaaatttgaaattattattttttaataaaaaacaaacttaattttttttttggagggggtgGGGTGGTCGAGGGNNNNNNNNNNNNNNNNNNNNNNNNNNNNNNNNNNNNNNNNNNNNNNNNNNNNNNNNNNNNNNNNNNNNNNNNNNNNNNNNNNNNNNNNNNNNNNNNNNNNNNNNNNNNNNNNNNNNNNNNNNNNNNNNNNNNNNNNNNNNNNNNNNNNNNNNNNNNNNNNNNNNNNNNNNNNNNNNNNNNNNNNNNNNNNNNNNNNNNNNNNNNNNNNNNNNNNNNNNNNNNNNNNNNNNNNNNNNNNNNNNNNNNNNNNNNNNNNNNNNNNNNNNNNNNNNNNNNNNNNNNNNNNNNNNNNNNNNNNNNNNNNNNNNNNNNNNNNNNNNNNNNNNNNNNNNNNNGGTAATAATCGTTATATATTACCATTACAACAAGAACCATTTACAGAATTAAGGAGCGTCCAGTATCATCACCCCATTGTAGAAAGGTTGCAACAAGTATCTAGATctcaagcaaaacaaaaaatcaaacaagCCACACCAACAAACTAGTTACAAATTCTAGACACTAAAGTTAGTGCATCTATGAGCTCTTTTGGAGCATTGTAACATATCTATCCTCTCCCTAATCTCCCTTTGGATTTGTGCTATAACAAAACTTGTATTTATATGTATGTTTTTGAAAATCTTCATGTTCCTTGCTCGCCAAGTGTGATAAATTATAGCACCATAAATTGCCGCAACTACTTCCTTTTGGAACCTCTTCCATCTTCTTCTTTGGAACCATTATAGATTTTGTATCACTCCCCTCTGTTGCAAGTACAAGCCTGGCCATGTAGAGAGAGCGATCCTTATTTCCGATATCCAACCACATTTAGATAATGATAGTTGCATTTGAAGtggatgaataaaataaagaCTTGCTTTTGATTATTGAGCGACaaaaataaatcacaaaaattaaaaggtAAATTTTACACAACGATGATAGTTACATCATACTTACTAGTATTATATAAGATAGAGTTTGGTCCATCAAAAGCACACaaattcaaaagataaaaatactTAGATGAATATGCGGGCTAtttagaaaacaaaattaagttaTACATGACAAGTGAGGTGCACAAAAATCTAAAGTACTCTACAAAGTATGCTTTCAAACTGCTAGATGACTTTGTTGGGGTGCCACTTCGCCAGGCGAGGTATTAACATAACAAAAAACAACAAGTTAACCGCTGGAATGCACCAATTGGCTACGGTGGAAAAGGTGAGAAGTAAGACCTATTAGTGTGAGTACATTGAGAAATGATGACattaaattcaacttctttagctTCTGACTCAATATCTCAACTTGTGGCCTCTCTCTTATTGCTCCCTCTGACAATTCTTGTTGAGTTTCAAGAGGTTCATTACTTGTTGTTTTCCCTGTTTTAGTCCCTGTTGGATCCCTCACTGCATCCACGTTTCTTGTGCTTGGTTCTATGTCAAATACATCTTTCCCTTTCCCCTTCTCTTTCTCCAATTTCATTCTCTCCCTCATCAACTGCAAAATTTCAAATGTATCCCATCAAAGAGTAGAATCAAAGAAACAAGCATTTACGCTTAGACATATAAAATGTAGCCTTCAGTTTGGGATTTGGTTCCCCTTCGTTTCTTCGAGTGTATCTCAAAATGAAAGACATGTgtcttatttaatatttgaaggtcaagattatattatattaacaaatatcataatcatagttaagtcaactaaatttagaaaactactctccaaatttgataaaaattacaatatattccatacaaaatttggtatttattaatttcatcttttatttttatattaaaatattaaattatatgatattttaggtgagaatcaactaaataatttttattaactAACGAATAAACCCTTAAACTTACAAATTGAGATATCCATGAGCAAGTTGAGATGTATAGATATACACTTTCAATGTAAAGTTTGAGGgtgtatttaatatttatgcCAAGAAACAAATAAGGTGGATATAAGTTAGTAGGGACAGGGAAAAAACAGGGGAAGTAAGTGCATACCTTAGTGGCTCGAGGCTCCAAGTAGAAAGAATTGAACATAGTCATGGAGAATATAGCCAGAAAAATGAGACCTTGTATTGTTTCACCCCGACTCGCATAAAATGGACGTCTCTGGCTCAAGTAATGGCCGAGAAACGCCGTGGCGACGCCGTAAGACAGAGTCTTGAAGTAAACAGGGTAAATCTTGCTCTGTACCACTGAAAATTGCTGCTTCGGTAAAGCTTTTGCCAAAACCTTACTAGATATGAAAGTCACCCAAAAACAAACACCATAAGACAATGCAAATCCAAGCAAATGGATCATCCCCATCAAAGATCGAAAATTGTTGGATGAAAAGAATCTTCGAATTTTTTGATAACCCCTTTTCCCTTCCACTTTAAGCCTATGTGCATCTTCAATCACTGCATTTTCTATCAAATCAACATCTTCTGTTGCATTTCCCTCCACATCACCCTTTAGTGTATCTGTTGTATCAGACACATCCTTGGCTTTTCCTTTCACTTTATCTACTATTATTCCAACACATTTTTTCACATTTTCTGAAGCCTCGTGGGCTTTGCCAGCCACTTTATCAAAAAACCCTTTAGCATCTTCTTCGGTTTTTTCAGAAACAGAGTGTTTGGTTCCTTCAAGTGCACTTGCTATCTTATCTGAAACATACACTGTTTTTGCATTTGGCTCTGTTTCTCGTGGGGAAATTGAGATCTTGATGTTCCTTTCATTTGGAGAAACGATTCCTGCTGTGATAAGTGTGGTCAGTACAAGAAAAATGGCAAAAATATTCATCTTGTTCCTTAATcctcctttttatttatttattagtacCTTTGTGAATGATGATGGAGAGTAAAGCTGTTGTGTGGATAATATATATAGCAATCACCAGAGCCAAATCTAGAATTTAAAGACCGCCAAGGGCACTATTATCTTAATATAGTAAAAAACTGTTATAAGGCCAACGATGCTTAAACACACGACCTTAAATAACTTTTACAATCATTTAATTGCTACACTAAATATTTCCCCTCTATCCAGAGATGTCAATTCTTTTGTACTATTTATCAAACTAAAATTTGATCActatatacaatatattttttcaatgaaAGGGTGTCGCTTGATACCCTTGACCATGAGTGGATCCGCCCCTATATAAAAGCAACAACTTCAACCAAATTAGGTGTCCTAATTTGGATATGGGTCCAAATATTTTAGGGGCATAATTGATCCCTTTccattttcataaaaatgtcaCGTGGTAATTTAAAGTGACGTGACAATTCCATTTGACAtttaaataaagggaaaatgagCTGGATATTTTCAGCGTATCAActaacgcccataagggcatatttATGCAAAAAGTTGGACGGCGAAGGCCTGAGTGAGCTAAACTTTAAACGGAcatatatctagaccttttcgaatagtttaggggcatatttgaccctttttcctttaatataaatgtcacgtggtaatgtaaaaatgacgtGACAATTCCAAGTGACCAActaacgcccataagggcatatctagaTGAAAAGTTGGACGGCGAAGGCATGAGTGATCCAAACTTTAAAcgggggtatatctagaccttttcgaatagtttagagGCATATTTAAccattttccctaaaataatATACGAGTATATaaccacacaaatatttaaaaattattttaaattacaaattttattttatttttaaaatattatattaaattaaatggtgtcatataaaaaataaaataagacttGAGGAATACTACTTTCCCAGAATTCTGTCAGTTGTCTTATAAGTACTACGTAGCCGGTTCGTGACAGTGACGATGATACTCATACGCCTACTTACTCGATTCTTATATTCGAAGCAAGAGAGGCACTTATTTTTACTAGTAATAATACTAATTTCTTGATTTAGAAAATCAatgcaataaataaaagtttCTAATAATagaagttgaattttgatttagatgaaatttgaatttgaataatgaatttatatagtataatatatatatatattgcaaatTTTCTTAGACTTAAAATATGTAAAGTACATTAAAATTAACgaataaaaaaaaggagaaaaatttattaaaacaaaGAAACTAATATTGGTTTAATTCCTGTAAATTCTCAGAACCATTAAAATTGGAGTTATTCTTTGTTACTTGTTCTATACTATGTATATGATTCGTGgtgatgatgataataatgcgttcaaaattttatatttgaaaaaggtGTTCCACTGGAAAAAGTGAAATTAAAGGCAGTAaagttaatttaaatttgtttggtCCTTTTACATATTGAATCATGACTCGATTATAAATCAAAttgttgaataaaataatatattaaaatagcATAATTTGTCTGATCAAAATATAACTCAAATTAAACGAACAAAGAATATTTGAACATTTATTCTTTGACAAGTCAAAATTCAAAACCTCTTAACAAAAGAATATCAAAACATTTATGCTTTGACAAGTCAAAAGTCCAGtcccccttttttttctttcgttcTCTAGCTAGCTAGGTAAATTTTAATGGGGTTAAAGCTATTAATGGAAACTCAATtcttttttatctctttttatttctagaaaaaaaattcagttgATAATATCAGCcccatatttttgaaaatttaagatAATAGAATTTACAATTAGACGTTCTATAGAAAGCAACATGAAGTAATTTGTTGGGTCTGTCATATCACTTAAGAATATATTTtaggacataaaataaaatgattcaACAATTTGTTAgtaatgatttaaaatattgagaaaaataagaagcaatatataggaaaaaaaccataaaaaaaaattaaattaaaccacctTTATTATCAACcaataatatacaataattCACAGAACAATCAAATtacatacataaatataaaattactaCACAAGTCTTATCAAGTGCCATGTTCTCGCAAGCATGACCCTTTATAATACAAACAATGAAGAGAAACTATAtgtacttaattaattaaataataacatgcatcatattattttttgtatagtgATGAACTTCATTCACCTTTGttcttccactgagtaagtgAAGGAATACTTTGTTCATTCCTAAAGAAATTTGAAGGATCCACCTTAGTCTTCACATGAACCAATCTATCAAAATTATTCTTGAAATACTTAATCCCCCAAACCTTAGCTTGCACATAGCTTGTATATCCCTTGATGTTATTCACTCCAATATCAAGATCCCTATAGTTGATATAAGCAGCTCTTGGTAACTTAGAAACAAAAGGTGCCATGTAAGAATAAAGCCTTCTTATCCAACTTATATGCCTCTCAGCtacttcttctccttcttcatcccaATACACCAAATGTTGGATTTTGTATAAATTACCAGCTCTATGGGGGAACGGGATAGCGGATGGTGAAATCTCATCCATCCTCCCACCATAGGGACTTAAGATTACTTGAGATGATTGAGCTTCATCTTCAAAGAAGAATCTCCATATTCCTTCGAGACCTCCCTCTTGAATTGGCTGATACACATAGTCTGATTTTGCCTTGAAGTAACGCGTTGAGAGTTGAACCCTACTTAGCAAGACATCAAGAGGTCCATCTGTTGGGAACCCTGCAAAGTACATTATAGACTCTATCCAACTCATCTCAATGCAATCTTCTCTTCTCAACCCTAATTCAGGGAAATTTTCTTGCATGATGGGAAGTAATCGATCGATACCACCAAGGAATATGGAGTTGAATGAAGCTACAATTGTTTGTTGGTTGTTACCATCTCCTTGATTACTTGAGTTCAATCTACTAACCAAGATCCTAATGAACAAATCTTCATGGAATCTTGGAGCAACATATTGCCACCTATGAACAAGCTTAGTGGCATTTTGTTCCAATGTCTTGTCAAGTGTGAAAACAGTTACTATCTCAGGAACATCTACTAATTTGATCTTCCATGAAAGGACAAGTCCAAAACTATTACCACCACCTCCTCTAATTGCCCAAAATAGATCTTCTCCCATGGAAGCCCTATCAAGAATCCTTCCATTCGCGTCGATCAATCGTGCATCTACAATGTTATCAGCTGCTAGGCCATATTTTCTCAGCATAACACCATAACCACCTCCACTAAAATGTCCACCAACACCAACTGTTGGACAAACACCAGCCGGAAACCCTAGGGTTTTGCTTTTCTCCGCGATTCTATAATAGAGTTCGCCAATAGTTGATCCAGCTTCAACCCATGCACTCTTATCATTGACATCAACATTGATTGTTCTAAGGTTAATAAGGTCAACTATAACAAATGGAACCTCGGAGACATAAGAAAGACCTTCATAATCATGTCCTGCACCACGAACCCTAATGTGCATCCCAGTTTTCTTAGCACAAAGAATGACTCTTTGAACCTCAGATTCACTCACTGGGGTGACAATCACAAGAGGTTTAGGAGTTTCAGTTGTATTGAACCTTAAATTTTGTATGGAGAATTGAAGGATTGATGGAAAAGAAGAGCTATTTGGTGTGTAAATATTGGAGGATGTTTGGTTACTATGAGATAGACATTGAATGAATTCTTCATGATTATCAGCTAATGCTGACCATGAAGCTGA is part of the Solanum stenotomum isolate F172 chromosome 8, ASM1918654v1, whole genome shotgun sequence genome and encodes:
- the LOC125873495 gene encoding uncharacterized protein LOC125873495, with the translated sequence MMNVFAISLVLTTLVTAGVFSPNPEKKDDVIVKDGHRVVVVEYEPNDGQTKVSISPPETEHKEKTEHVSVSDVKDKLTEKAEQVEEKIDGFHGMNARELVCDAYGKCKHKIASALEGTKDSVTEKMHEIQEDAKEGFEKVTGKAHEAKETVGKKVDEVKQGAKETAEKVKIKAVDTTNTLKSHLMKNASEDLDLVEEKMKEDAQKLKVEVQRDYHVGRRFFSDMSAYIFSAKNFRSLMGIIHLLGFALSYGVSVWMTFVSSNILARALPKQQFAMVQSKIYPAYFKTVCYGIATAFLGHMLSQMLPYYANRTEKIQGLIFLAIFSMTLFNCFYLEPRATKVMRETMKIEKEEGKGRDVFDVEPSTSSVDAFKDPTGIKTGKSTTHEPLETQQELSEETARLKPQVERLSQRLKKLNVISSLLNSLTLMGLSYHLVYLSQLLHSNP
- the LOC125873496 gene encoding uncharacterized protein LOC125873496, translating into MNIFAIFLVLTTLITAGIVSPNERNIKISISPRETEPNAKTVYVSDKIASALEGTKHSVSEKTEEDAKGFFDKVAGKAHEASENVKKCVGIIVDKVKGKAKDVSDTTDTLKGDVEGNATEDVDLIENAVIEDAHRLKVEGKRGYQKIRRFFSSNNFRSLMGMIHLLGFALSYGVCFWVTFISSKVLAKALPKQQFSVVQSKIYPVYFKTLSYGVATAFLGHYLSQRRPFYASRGETIQGLIFLAIFSMTMFNSFYLEPRATKLMRERMKLEKEKGKGKDVFDIEPSTRNVDAVRDPTGTKTGKTTSNEPLETQQELSEGAIRERPQVEILSQKLKKLNLMSSFLNVLTLIGLTSHLFHRSQLVHSSG
- the LOC125874680 gene encoding berberine bridge enzyme-like 18, with the translated sequence MKISWFSFIFVLVVLSSASWSALADNHEEFIQCLSHSNQTSSNIYTPNSSSFPSILQFSIQNLRFNTTETPKPLVIVTPVSESEVQRVILCAKKTGMHIRVRGAGHDYEGLSYVSEVPFVIVDLINLRTINVDVNDKSAWVEAGSTIGELYYRIAEKSKTLGFPAGVCPTVGVGGHFSGGGYGVMLRKYGLAADNIVDARLIDANGRILDRASMGEDLFWAIRGGGGNSFGLVLSWKIKLVDVPEIVTVFTLDKTLEQNATKLVHRWQYVAPRFHEDLFIRILVSRLNSSNQGDGNNQQTIVASFNSIFLGGIDRLLPIMQENFPELGLRREDCIEMSWIESIMYFAGFPTDGPLDVLLSRVQLSTRYFKAKSDYVYQPIQEGGLEGIWRFFFEDEAQSSQVILSPYGGRMDEISPSAIPFPHRAGNLYKIQHLVYWDEEGEEVAERHISWIRRLYSYMAPFVSKLPRAAYINYRDLDIGVNNIKGYTSYVQAKVWGIKYFKNNFDRLVHVKTKVDPSNFFRNEQSIPSLTQWKNKGE